A section of the Amblyomma americanum isolate KBUSLIRL-KWMA chromosome 2, ASM5285725v1, whole genome shotgun sequence genome encodes:
- the LOC144118565 gene encoding uncharacterized protein LOC144118565, which produces MPTGVKRERRRLRRERAGEEKETESATQNEKLYWLARRGTSCETSLNARFRPPLSRKESGCRGSLSLFFVRAASARVCVLFLRHFAFLCATRWKAAKTQSRNVWAAAENQLQRVEHAAEGGLEGLPTTPHLAVIGSSMGDIKKIIVAVDSTRSLEKAMGLLLGAFFVLNVAYPPDCPLTMELLQRYLGQSNPTKGRGKGRACGIAPKLLSLLNAL; this is translated from the exons ATGC ccaccggcgtcaaacgggaaagacggagacttcgccgtgaacgagcgggcgaggagaaagagacggagagcgcaacacaaaacgagaaactctattggctggcgcgtaggggtacgtcatgtgagacgtcgctcaacgcgcgcttccggcccccgctgtcaaggaaggagtccggttgtcgtggttccctctcgcttttctttgtgcgcgctgcttctgcccgggtgtgcgttctgtttttgcgccattttgcctttttgtgtgCGACGCGTTGGAAGGCCGCGAAGACGCAATCAAGGAACGTATGGGCTGCAGCCGAAAATCAACTGCAGCGGGTAGAG catgcagctgaaggggggctggaaggactgccaacaactccgcaccttgctgtgattg gatcaagcatgggggacataaagaagatcatcgttgcagtggattctacaagaagtcttgagaaggccatgggcctcctccttggtgccttctttgtgctcaacgttgcgtaccctcccgactgccccctcaccatggagcttttgcagag gtaccttgggcagagcaacccaacgaaagggcgcggcaaaggcagggcctgcggaatcgcaccaaagttgctgagcctgctgaatgcactttaa